In Carnobacterium sp. CP1, the following are encoded in one genomic region:
- a CDS encoding amidohydrolase — MALLEERQDEMIEIRRYLHAHPELSFQESETAAYIAKWYEGKKALVQTEVGNGHAVVVTIKGGKPGKTIALRGDFDALPITEEADVPFKSENQGVMHACGHDAHTAYLLVLADCLIQLQDEIPGTIKIIHQHAEEKPPGGAKSILATGILDDVGTIFGIHIFPNKPAGEISYRSGFAMAGRTYFKLKIQGVGGHGSSPHKANDAIVAASHFVTAVQTVISRRLNPFDIGVVTIGSFDGKGTFNVIKDSVELEGDVRYMTDETQEMLEREIKKIVKGIETLFGVTSELTYTADYPPLCNDPAVTEQAISYLEKGKGDYLTRISESELLSGSEDFAYYLEKIPGSFFYIGCEPKGIEEAYFNHHPKFTIDEDCLIVAAKSVGEIVCGYFGI; from the coding sequence ATGGCTTTATTAGAAGAACGCCAAGATGAAATGATTGAGATCAGACGGTATTTGCATGCTCATCCAGAACTGTCGTTTCAAGAAAGCGAAACAGCGGCTTATATAGCTAAATGGTATGAAGGAAAAAAAGCCCTTGTTCAAACGGAAGTCGGAAATGGCCATGCGGTTGTAGTGACTATCAAAGGTGGAAAACCAGGGAAGACAATCGCTTTACGAGGAGATTTTGATGCTTTGCCGATTACTGAAGAAGCCGATGTTCCTTTTAAATCGGAAAATCAAGGAGTGATGCATGCTTGCGGCCATGATGCTCATACTGCTTATCTATTGGTTTTAGCGGACTGCTTGATCCAATTGCAGGACGAGATTCCAGGAACGATCAAAATCATTCATCAACATGCTGAAGAAAAGCCTCCAGGCGGTGCAAAAAGCATTTTAGCAACAGGAATTTTGGATGACGTTGGCACAATTTTTGGCATCCATATTTTTCCAAACAAACCTGCTGGTGAAATTTCATACCGCAGCGGATTTGCGATGGCCGGCAGAACGTATTTCAAATTAAAGATTCAAGGTGTGGGCGGTCATGGTTCATCGCCGCATAAGGCTAATGATGCCATTGTTGCTGCTTCACACTTTGTAACAGCGGTTCAGACAGTGATCAGCCGTCGCTTAAACCCTTTTGATATAGGAGTTGTAACGATTGGCTCATTTGATGGAAAAGGAACATTTAACGTGATTAAAGACAGCGTGGAACTTGAAGGCGATGTTCGGTATATGACAGATGAAACTCAAGAGATGCTTGAGCGGGAAATAAAAAAAATCGTTAAAGGAATTGAAACACTGTTCGGAGTAACTTCTGAATTAACGTATACAGCTGACTATCCTCCGCTTTGCAATGATCCAGCAGTTACTGAACAAGCGATCAGCTACTTGGAAAAAGGCAAAGGGGACTACTTAACGCGCATTTCTGAAAGTGAATTGTTATCAGGTTCTGAAGACTTTGCTTACTATCTTGAAAAGATCCCTGGTAGTTTCTTCTATATTGGCTGCGAACCAAAAGGCATTGAAGAAGCTTATTTCAACCACCATCCTAAATTTACGATTGATGAGGATTGCTTAATTGTCGCAGCTAAATCGGTTGGCGAAATTGTTTGCGGTTATTTCGGTATTTAA
- a CDS encoding FtsW/RodA/SpoVE family cell cycle protein, whose translation MDYYIVVPYFLLLFIGALMVYSSSSDISLVYTGWNAAYFRNQLVYIFIGLIGLIVTFNLKISFLKNKKLLAFLLGLMFFLLVTVLFSEKVNGASRWIRVGSFNIQPVELTKLILLWYTAYILSRKQYFIEKNWIQGIWPPFVVLFLASLLILLQPDAGSIAIIGLVITIQVFSSGMPFRIGIMSSGAFIALIAVYTRAIYLFGDKVPGMSDYRLERFAAFWSPFELAEGAGLQLINSYYALSRGGLTGVGLGKSVQKTGYLPEPHTDFILSVIGEELGLLGVVFILSLLFFLITRIYYVGIKSTDTFSSLICIGVASLLLIQSAINIGGVVGWLPISGVTLPFMSYGGSSMIVLSICIGMVLNVQKKERKSS comes from the coding sequence TTGGATTATTATATTGTTGTTCCTTATTTTTTATTGCTTTTTATAGGAGCTTTGATGGTTTATAGTTCCAGCAGCGATATTTCGCTTGTTTATACAGGATGGAATGCTGCTTACTTTAGAAACCAGTTGGTGTATATCTTTATCGGTTTGATTGGCTTGATCGTAACGTTTAATTTAAAAATCAGCTTTTTGAAAAATAAGAAACTGCTAGCCTTTTTACTCGGATTGATGTTTTTTCTTTTAGTGACCGTACTTTTTTCTGAAAAAGTAAATGGAGCTAGTCGCTGGATAAGAGTAGGATCCTTTAATATCCAACCTGTTGAATTAACGAAATTGATTTTATTATGGTATACAGCCTACATACTTTCCCGAAAACAATATTTCATAGAAAAAAACTGGATACAAGGGATATGGCCGCCTTTTGTGGTTTTATTTCTGGCTTCTTTGCTGATATTATTACAACCCGATGCTGGCAGTATTGCGATCATTGGTTTGGTCATCACCATTCAAGTGTTTTCAAGCGGTATGCCTTTTCGTATAGGAATCATGAGCAGCGGTGCATTTATTGCATTGATCGCTGTATATACCCGTGCAATATATTTATTTGGAGATAAAGTGCCCGGAATGTCTGATTACCGATTGGAACGATTTGCCGCTTTTTGGTCGCCTTTTGAACTAGCAGAAGGAGCAGGTCTGCAATTGATAAATTCTTACTACGCTTTATCCCGTGGGGGTTTAACGGGTGTGGGATTAGGAAAGAGCGTGCAAAAAACAGGCTATTTACCAGAACCGCATACTGATTTTATACTATCTGTGATTGGCGAAGAATTAGGGCTGCTAGGAGTTGTCTTTATTTTAAGTCTATTGTTCTTTTTGATCACTAGGATTTATTACGTTGGAATTAAAAGTACAGATACGTTTAGTTCGCTTATTTGTATTGGAGTTGCGAGCTTGTTGCTGATACAAAGTGCTATCAATATTGGAGGAGTAGTAGGGTGGCTTCCCATCAGTGGTGTGACCTTGCCGTTTATGAGTTATGGCGGCTCCAGCATGATCGTCTTATCGATTTGTATTGGGATGGTGTTAAATGTCCAGAAAAAAGAGCGGAAAAGTTCATAA
- a CDS encoding MIP/aquaporin family protein, whose amino-acid sequence MDTSVWLQMLGEFIGTLVLVLMGDGVVAANSLRKSKSEGAGWVTIALGWGAAVTLGVYASSFLSLAHLNPAVSIAMAVAGEFSWSLVLPYSVAQIAGGIVGAALVWLNYYPHWEETKDPATILGVFSTAPAIRNTVWNVFSEVLGTAVLVFSLLVFTRGDFTDGLNPIVVGLLIVSIGLSLGGSTGYAINPARDLGPRIAHQLLPIKNKGDSDWGYSWVPVVGPIIGGVIAALLYLLIPITQL is encoded by the coding sequence ATGGATACATCAGTTTGGTTACAGATGCTCGGTGAGTTTATTGGGACATTAGTTTTGGTGTTGATGGGAGATGGCGTTGTAGCTGCCAACTCTTTGCGAAAGTCTAAAAGTGAAGGAGCAGGTTGGGTAACTATTGCACTAGGATGGGGAGCTGCTGTTACATTAGGGGTTTATGCCTCTAGTTTCTTGAGTCTGGCACATCTAAACCCGGCTGTATCAATTGCAATGGCTGTTGCAGGCGAATTTAGCTGGTCACTAGTTCTTCCATATAGCGTCGCCCAAATCGCAGGAGGGATCGTTGGAGCTGCTTTAGTTTGGTTGAATTACTACCCTCATTGGGAAGAAACAAAAGATCCTGCTACAATTCTAGGAGTTTTTTCTACAGCTCCTGCTATTCGGAACACCGTTTGGAATGTTTTCAGTGAAGTACTGGGAACCGCTGTATTGGTATTCTCATTACTTGTTTTTACTCGTGGCGACTTTACCGATGGATTGAATCCAATCGTTGTTGGTTTATTGATTGTTTCCATTGGTTTATCACTAGGCGGATCAACGGGTTATGCCATTAACCCAGCACGGGACTTAGGACCGAGAATTGCTCACCAACTGTTGCCAATCAAAAATAAAGGCGATTCAGATTGGGGCTATTCATGGGTTCCTGTAGTCGGCCCAATTATTGGCGGAGTTATCGCAGCGCTCTTATATCTTTTAATTCCGATCACACAGCTATAA
- the dhaK gene encoding dihydroxyacetone kinase subunit DhaK, whose amino-acid sequence MKKIINDPADILDEMLEGLAFAYEDLVERLPETTVIHRKVDHNDKVALVSGGGSGHEPAHAGFVGKGMLSAAVCGEVFTSPTPDQIFEAIKASDEGHGVFLIIKNYSGDVMNFDMAKDLAEMEDIPVEFVIVDDDVAVEDSTYTAGKRGIAGTVLVHKILGGAAEQGLTLAEVKELADKLIPNIKSIGVALKAATVPEVGKPGFELADDEIEFGVGIHGEPGYRREKIKPSKELAKELIERLKEEFQWKNGDQYAVLVNGMGGTPLMEQFVFMNDVRNLLAEEGLHIDFRKVGDYMTSIDMQGLSLTLVKLEDSRWLDYLNAPVTTISW is encoded by the coding sequence ATGAAGAAAATTATTAACGATCCCGCAGATATTTTAGATGAAATGCTCGAGGGGCTCGCGTTTGCTTATGAAGATTTAGTTGAACGTCTGCCTGAAACGACGGTTATACACCGTAAAGTAGATCACAACGATAAGGTTGCATTGGTCAGCGGTGGAGGCAGCGGCCATGAACCTGCCCATGCAGGTTTTGTTGGAAAAGGAATGCTTTCTGCTGCCGTTTGTGGCGAGGTTTTCACTTCTCCTACACCCGATCAAATTTTTGAAGCCATCAAAGCCAGCGATGAAGGCCATGGCGTCTTTTTGATTATTAAAAACTATTCTGGAGACGTTATGAACTTTGATATGGCAAAAGATCTAGCTGAAATGGAAGATATTCCTGTTGAATTTGTCATCGTTGACGATGATGTCGCTGTAGAAGACAGCACATATACTGCTGGAAAACGAGGAATAGCTGGTACCGTATTGGTTCATAAAATTTTAGGCGGCGCTGCTGAGCAAGGATTGACGTTGGCTGAAGTCAAAGAACTGGCCGATAAACTGATTCCAAACATCAAATCGATCGGTGTGGCTTTAAAAGCTGCCACTGTTCCAGAAGTAGGCAAACCAGGGTTTGAATTAGCTGATGACGAAATTGAGTTTGGGGTAGGCATCCATGGCGAACCTGGTTACCGAAGAGAAAAAATAAAACCTTCAAAAGAATTAGCAAAAGAATTGATTGAGCGTCTGAAAGAAGAATTTCAATGGAAAAATGGCGATCAGTATGCCGTTTTGGTAAACGGTATGGGCGGCACACCTTTAATGGAACAATTTGTTTTTATGAACGATGTAAGGAACTTATTGGCTGAAGAAGGATTACACATTGATTTTAGAAAAGTCGGAGATTATATGACTTCAATCGATATGCAAGGATTGTCGCTGACTTTAGTTAAACTTGAAGACTCACGTTGGTTAGACTATTTAAACGCTCCAGTAACAACGATTAGTTGGTAG
- a CDS encoding NAD(P)H-dependent oxidoreductase: MKTLVILSHPDIKESSSQQYLLSSVPEDSDVTLHHLEQLYPDFKINVAKEQALIAAHDRIIFQFPFYWYSSPALLKQWQDEVLTENFAYGKTGQILQGKEFGLVLSVGIPEREYQAGGKEGFSINELTKPFQAMARKTGMSYLRPFTIYQFAYMTEEQKMNVLIEYQLYLSHENETSLASRENWFLEQLGKTNLAASGSADADKLAHIIEIIEENRDTIDDLKLSLEEME; the protein is encoded by the coding sequence ATGAAAACATTAGTCATTCTTTCTCATCCTGATATCAAAGAATCAAGCAGCCAGCAGTACCTGCTCAGCTCTGTGCCAGAGGATTCTGATGTTACGCTTCATCATTTGGAGCAACTGTATCCCGACTTTAAAATTAATGTCGCAAAAGAACAGGCTTTAATTGCTGCCCATGATCGAATCATATTCCAATTTCCATTCTACTGGTATAGTTCGCCGGCTTTGCTTAAACAATGGCAAGATGAGGTATTGACAGAAAATTTTGCATATGGAAAAACAGGGCAGATCTTGCAAGGAAAAGAATTTGGTTTGGTCCTGTCAGTCGGTATACCTGAAAGAGAATACCAAGCTGGCGGAAAAGAAGGATTCAGTATAAATGAATTGACAAAACCTTTCCAAGCAATGGCTCGAAAAACTGGAATGTCTTACCTGAGACCCTTTACGATTTATCAATTTGCTTATATGACAGAAGAGCAAAAAATGAATGTACTGATTGAGTATCAACTTTATCTTTCTCACGAAAATGAAACGAGCTTAGCCAGCCGTGAAAACTGGTTTTTGGAACAATTAGGAAAAACAAATTTGGCTGCATCGGGTTCGGCAGACGCGGATAAATTAGCGCATATAATCGAAATCATTGAAGAAAACCGTGACACCATTGATGATTTAAAATTATCTTTAGAAGAAATGGAATAG
- the dhaL gene encoding dihydroxyacetone kinase subunit DhaL, protein MVNLENMKKWMTLFTEQLLENKAYLSELDTAIGDGDHGNNLARGATALKEALTVKEPDNVTDLLKLTGMTLVSKVGGASGPLYGSAFISMAKASQESEDLAVLLEAGLEGVQKRGKAMAGEKTMVDEWIPVIEAVKNKNLTTELIEKSVEKTIDMKATKGRASYLGDRSIGHIDPGAMSSSYLFKTMMEAGVYDE, encoded by the coding sequence ATGGTAAATCTTGAAAATATGAAAAAATGGATGACTCTTTTTACTGAACAACTGCTCGAAAACAAAGCTTATTTAAGCGAATTGGACACTGCGATCGGAGATGGCGACCATGGCAATAATTTAGCTCGTGGAGCAACTGCTTTGAAAGAAGCTCTCACAGTCAAAGAACCGGACAACGTAACCGATCTCTTGAAGTTGACCGGTATGACCCTTGTCAGCAAAGTTGGCGGAGCTTCGGGTCCTTTATACGGTTCAGCATTCATCAGCATGGCTAAAGCGAGTCAAGAGAGTGAGGATCTGGCTGTGTTATTAGAAGCTGGATTGGAAGGCGTTCAAAAACGCGGCAAAGCTATGGCAGGCGAAAAAACGATGGTGGATGAATGGATTCCTGTGATTGAAGCAGTCAAAAATAAAAATCTAACCACTGAACTGATTGAAAAAAGTGTAGAAAAAACCATCGACATGAAAGCGACAAAAGGACGGGCATCTTATTTAGGAGATCGTTCTATTGGTCACATCGATCCAGGCGCTATGTCCAGCAGTTACCTTTTCAAAACCATGATGGAAGCAGGTGTCTATGATGAGTAA
- a CDS encoding IclR family transcriptional regulator, with the protein MVANLPVRVQTIDRALIILETLSNYDTLSLMQISEKVGLHKATTHRLVNSLLENGYIEKEPTTKHYRISLKLFQIGNRRVQNIDFLNVAKSMIRQLSLELNQTVHLVVEDNQEVLYIDKHDPSDNENRMRSKIGQKAPMYVTAVGKAILATKTNAQIKEYWDNTDIIELTTHTFTDFDSFLAEIETIRQQGYALDNEENEYGIVCVGASFASYKDAAAGAISVSIPSTDIEMKPLYIKKIIETTHKISNLLGHF; encoded by the coding sequence ATGGTTGCAAATTTACCAGTTAGAGTTCAGACTATTGATCGAGCCCTTATAATACTTGAAACCCTTTCAAATTATGATACTCTTAGTTTGATGCAAATCAGCGAAAAAGTTGGTCTCCATAAAGCGACAACTCATCGTTTAGTCAACTCATTACTTGAAAACGGTTATATTGAGAAAGAACCTACTACAAAACATTATCGTATTTCTTTAAAACTATTTCAAATTGGAAATCGACGCGTCCAAAACATTGATTTTCTAAATGTTGCAAAAAGCATGATTCGTCAGTTATCTTTAGAATTAAATCAAACGGTTCATTTAGTCGTTGAAGACAATCAAGAAGTTTTGTATATTGATAAACATGATCCAAGCGATAACGAAAATCGAATGCGTTCAAAAATCGGCCAAAAAGCACCTATGTACGTCACTGCTGTTGGTAAAGCTATTTTAGCAACTAAAACGAATGCACAAATCAAAGAATATTGGGATAATACAGATATTATCGAGTTAACGACCCATACTTTTACTGACTTTGACAGCTTTTTAGCCGAAATCGAAACCATCCGCCAACAAGGTTACGCTTTGGATAATGAAGAAAACGAGTATGGCATTGTTTGTGTGGGAGCTTCTTTTGCGAGCTATAAAGATGCTGCTGCTGGTGCAATTAGTGTATCCATTCCTAGTACAGATATTGAGATGAAACCACTTTATATCAAAAAAATCATTGAAACGACTCACAAAATTTCAAATTTGTTAGGACACTTTTAA
- a CDS encoding peptide ABC transporter substrate-binding protein — translation MKKRLKGLIGVIGVGLVLSACGNTKEAVVNDSASSSTSDKKNLAEKQELHLTAASEIPSLDTAIATDLTSFTVMNNIFEGLYELGPDGKPILGVADSKPSISEDGKTYTFNIREDAVWSNNEAVTADDFVYAWQKIVNPETASGYAYMYDGLIQNATEIINSEMEPAELGIEAVSEKELKITLAQPTSYFDQLLTLPFFFPQNRAYAESQGSDYGMSSENLVYNGPFVLTDWVQASSVEWSYEKNPDYWDKEAVLLDKITVSVIKEVSTELNLYENGDVDIAVLSGSFVEQYKDDPAIVSTLQAVSFYIEMNNVNSGETTELNNPNIRMAIASAIDKEAYVDSVLQDGSESIDGFVPAGLAANPKTDADYREDAGNLLPYDLEKAETAWKKGLSELGVDGIELELITSDTESSKRLAEYLQNELQTNLPGMTVKLRSMPFSMKLDTVRKGSYDMAVNSWVADFADPINYVERFHTDINRMNYSNPEVDALVEKSKATYDNDEARWNTLVEIEKVALGEDAALAPLYQSAESYLLQPYVQDMYKRVFGPDSYKWAWISADN, via the coding sequence AGGACTTATTGGTGTAATAGGAGTTGGACTAGTTTTAAGTGCATGCGGGAATACGAAAGAGGCTGTTGTGAATGATTCAGCTTCATCGTCAACCAGTGACAAGAAAAATCTTGCTGAAAAACAAGAACTGCATTTAACTGCAGCTTCAGAAATACCTTCACTTGATACGGCTATTGCGACAGATTTGACAAGTTTTACTGTCATGAACAATATTTTTGAAGGACTGTATGAATTGGGCCCAGATGGCAAACCTATTTTAGGAGTAGCAGATAGTAAACCGTCCATTAGTGAAGATGGCAAAACATATACTTTTAACATTCGCGAAGACGCTGTCTGGTCAAACAATGAGGCTGTGACAGCGGATGATTTTGTTTATGCTTGGCAAAAAATAGTAAATCCTGAGACCGCTAGTGGTTACGCTTATATGTACGATGGGTTGATTCAAAACGCGACGGAAATCATCAACAGCGAAATGGAACCAGCCGAATTAGGTATTGAAGCCGTTAGTGAGAAAGAATTAAAAATCACCTTAGCTCAACCTACTTCTTATTTTGATCAATTGCTGACATTGCCTTTCTTTTTCCCTCAAAATAGAGCGTATGCTGAATCACAAGGTTCGGATTATGGCATGAGCAGCGAAAATTTGGTTTACAATGGTCCATTTGTTTTGACGGATTGGGTACAAGCGAGCAGTGTAGAATGGTCTTATGAAAAGAATCCCGATTACTGGGATAAAGAAGCAGTTTTACTCGATAAAATCACCGTAAGTGTCATCAAAGAAGTTTCAACGGAATTAAATTTGTATGAAAATGGCGATGTAGACATTGCTGTATTGAGCGGTTCTTTTGTCGAACAATACAAAGACGATCCTGCTATTGTTTCGACCTTGCAAGCTGTTTCGTTTTACATTGAAATGAATAACGTTAACAGTGGGGAAACGACGGAATTAAACAATCCCAATATTCGTATGGCCATTGCTTCAGCAATTGATAAAGAAGCCTATGTGGACAGCGTGCTGCAAGATGGTTCAGAATCCATCGATGGTTTTGTACCTGCTGGTCTAGCAGCCAATCCTAAAACAGATGCTGATTACCGTGAAGATGCTGGCAATCTGTTGCCTTACGATCTTGAAAAAGCAGAAACAGCTTGGAAAAAAGGCTTGTCTGAATTAGGAGTTGACGGGATCGAATTAGAATTGATCACTTCTGATACAGAAAGCTCAAAACGGTTAGCCGAATATCTGCAAAATGAATTGCAGACGAACTTGCCAGGGATGACAGTTAAGTTAAGAAGCATGCCGTTCTCGATGAAACTGGATACGGTCCGTAAAGGAAGTTACGATATGGCTGTTAATTCATGGGTTGCGGATTTTGCGGATCCCATCAATTATGTTGAACGATTCCATACCGACATCAACCGAATGAATTATTCTAATCCTGAAGTTGACGCATTGGTAGAAAAATCTAAAGCAACTTACGATAACGATGAAGCGCGTTGGAACACGCTCGTTGAGATTGAAAAAGTCGCACTTGGCGAAGATGCGGCCTTGGCGCCTTTATACCAATCTGCTGAATCTTATCTGCTGCAGCCTTATGTGCAAGATATGTACAAACGGGTTTTTGGTCCAGACAGTTACAAATGGGCTTGGATCTCAGCGGATAACTAA
- a CDS encoding MFS transporter, translating to MYLLKFYTDVLGISPYWGGMIFLVTKFVDAVTDAGVGTYVDSRTNIGPKGKFTS from the coding sequence ATGTATTTACTAAAATTTTATACAGATGTTTTAGGAATTTCTCCTTATTGGGGCGGAATGATTTTTCTAGTTACGAAATTCGTCGATGCAGTTACAGATGCTGGGGTTGGAACTTATGTCGATTCGCGAACCAACATTGGACCTAAAGGCAAATTCACCAGTTAG
- a CDS encoding DUF7309 domain-containing protein: MEQQEERLFSLAKQLYEANFWEDYWDKDLIAIQLANRSEPVFVSVLGKIDQNYGFLFYRNLEELSYFFETVKRSQFREFRSLMEILQTKKCLSLEYDDRTNLSKTDYQRIKSSNVTFRGKMAWPVFIDYCPGYCPYPMREEDTPLMIDLMEKLLPTALDFRKKLVVCAEERSAVEIFLRTYKKDGSYEDGLLVLPEVITEGLNLAKEESSILVTNFEMKRVDTQKFVPSVWELDIDFVGAAIHPDTNERPYFPSVLIVVDSESSQVICSELIKPEDIEGVQRLLIQLILSENGKPPKIVVDANHYFQIASYLESVLNELGIELVPIQKLPMISVIKEDMLDYFKEQ; the protein is encoded by the coding sequence ATGGAGCAGCAAGAAGAGCGTTTGTTTTCATTAGCTAAACAGTTATATGAAGCCAATTTTTGGGAAGATTATTGGGATAAAGATTTAATTGCCATTCAATTGGCCAATCGAAGTGAGCCAGTATTTGTTTCCGTGCTGGGCAAAATCGATCAAAATTACGGTTTTTTATTTTATCGAAATTTAGAAGAGTTATCTTACTTTTTTGAAACGGTGAAACGTTCTCAATTCAGAGAATTTCGCTCTTTAATGGAAATCCTTCAAACAAAAAAATGCCTTTCGCTTGAATACGATGATCGCACCAATTTAAGCAAAACGGATTATCAACGAATCAAATCAAGCAACGTTACATTCAGAGGGAAAATGGCATGGCCGGTCTTCATCGATTATTGCCCTGGTTACTGTCCTTATCCTATGAGAGAAGAAGATACGCCTTTAATGATCGACTTAATGGAAAAACTATTGCCGACAGCTCTTGATTTTCGTAAGAAGCTTGTCGTTTGTGCAGAAGAAAGAAGCGCTGTAGAAATTTTTCTTCGAACGTATAAAAAAGATGGAAGCTATGAAGATGGCTTGCTGGTCTTGCCCGAGGTGATCACTGAAGGACTGAACCTAGCTAAAGAAGAATCCTCTATTTTAGTAACGAATTTTGAAATGAAGCGTGTTGATACACAAAAATTTGTCCCTTCTGTCTGGGAGCTGGATATCGATTTTGTAGGTGCGGCAATACACCCAGATACCAATGAGCGGCCTTATTTTCCAAGTGTTTTAATCGTTGTCGACAGCGAAAGCAGTCAAGTGATTTGCAGCGAACTTATCAAGCCGGAAGATATTGAAGGAGTCCAACGGCTTTTGATTCAATTGATATTATCAGAGAATGGCAAACCGCCAAAAATCGTCGTCGATGCCAATCACTATTTTCAAATTGCTAGTTATTTGGAAAGTGTGTTGAATGAATTAGGCATTGAATTAGTTCCCATCCAAAAACTGCCGATGATTTCTGTTATAAAAGAAGATATGTTGGATTATTTTAAAGAACAATAA
- the dhaM gene encoding dihydroxyacetone kinase phosphoryl donor subunit DhaM has product MSKEYGVLLVSHVEGLADGVATLVNEVAKEVSIKSAGGTSEGEVGTSFEKIEAALQSFEEETILAFYDLGSAKMNLELAIETSDKTVTLYDAAFVEGAYTASALLQAEAPLDAIEEQLKALVVK; this is encoded by the coding sequence ATGAGTAAAGAGTATGGTGTTTTATTGGTCTCACACGTTGAAGGTTTGGCAGATGGCGTAGCCACTTTAGTGAATGAAGTTGCTAAAGAAGTTTCGATCAAAAGTGCCGGTGGAACTTCTGAAGGCGAAGTGGGAACCAGCTTTGAAAAAATTGAAGCTGCTTTACAGTCATTCGAAGAAGAAACCATTTTAGCTTTTTATGATCTCGGCAGTGCTAAAATGAATTTAGAATTAGCGATTGAAACATCTGACAAAACAGTCACGCTTTATGATGCGGCTTTTGTTGAAGGAGCGTATACGGCTTCTGCATTGTTACAAGCAGAAGCGCCTCTTGACGCTATCGAAGAGCAATTGAAAGCCTTAGTTGTAAAATAA